From one Candidatus Thermoplasmatota archaeon genomic stretch:
- a CDS encoding tRNA (guanine(26)-N(2))-dimethyltransferase, with amino-acid sequence MIPSGFETVREGTTDLLVPESFCKKGPGTKTGVVFYNRQMEFGRDVSVMLGREVFKEGQRILDGLAASGARGLRLANECGVRADFTLNDRDLRAAVLMKQNTDMNSLRNVQIQCRDLRGLLADEQFDYIDIDPFGSPVDFIDSAVQSCRNRGVLAITATDTAPLYGTYPKTSLRRYGSISAKSPFAHETGLRILVGFVVREAAKHDRAVEPILCYHADHYFRCNFRIVNGAGRADSALKKMGFAGFDRATLKRSVSTDMVHENDAGPLWIGDLFSKELLMSMRATGDLGTSTRCSRILETWRDEVDMPPLFYGMDELARKTKLAPPKLLDFVEHLRDSGSRASRTHFDPKGLKTDLTAPMLLNRYKRLSKKKSSRRIVSNV; translated from the coding sequence TTGATCCCTTCCGGTTTCGAGACGGTTAGAGAGGGGACGACAGACCTCCTCGTCCCAGAGAGCTTCTGCAAAAAGGGGCCCGGCACCAAGACTGGAGTTGTCTTCTACAACAGGCAGATGGAGTTCGGCAGGGACGTCTCAGTGATGCTGGGCCGAGAGGTTTTCAAAGAGGGACAGAGAATCCTGGACGGGCTTGCCGCAAGCGGTGCCAGAGGACTTCGGCTGGCGAACGAGTGCGGAGTAAGGGCAGACTTCACCCTCAACGATCGCGACCTCCGCGCTGCAGTCCTGATGAAGCAGAATACCGACATGAATAGCCTCAGGAATGTACAGATCCAATGCAGGGACCTCAGAGGTCTCCTGGCTGACGAGCAGTTCGATTACATAGACATCGATCCGTTCGGGAGCCCCGTCGACTTCATCGACTCCGCAGTCCAGAGCTGCAGGAACCGCGGTGTGTTGGCAATCACTGCGACTGACACGGCGCCCCTCTACGGGACATATCCCAAAACCTCTCTCAGGCGGTACGGGTCCATCTCAGCAAAATCGCCCTTCGCCCATGAGACGGGACTCAGGATACTCGTCGGATTCGTGGTCAGAGAGGCTGCAAAGCACGACCGAGCCGTAGAGCCGATCTTATGCTATCACGCCGACCACTACTTCAGATGCAATTTCAGGATAGTCAACGGCGCTGGGAGAGCTGATTCGGCACTCAAGAAGATGGGATTTGCCGGCTTTGACCGGGCAACCTTGAAGAGGTCTGTGAGCACCGATATGGTGCACGAGAATGATGCGGGGCCCCTCTGGATTGGAGACCTGTTCTCGAAAGAACTCCTCATGTCCATGAGAGCGACCGGCGACCTCGGCACGTCCACCAGGTGCTCCAGGATCCTCGAAACATGGAGAGATGAGGTCGACATGCCACCTCTGTTCTACGGGATGGACGAGCTGGCAAGGAAGACCAAGCTCGCTCCTCCCAAGCTGCTCGACTTCGTAGAGCACCTGCGAGATAGCGGCTCCCGAGCCTCAAGAACACATTTCGATCCAAAAGGTCTGAAGACCGACTTGACCGCCCCCATGCTCCTCAATCGATACAAGCGTCTCTCGAAGAAAAAATCCAGCAGACGCATCGTATCAAATGTTTAA
- a CDS encoding adenylosuccinate synthase, producing the protein MASLVVIGSQWGDEGKGKIVDFLANEADLVVRFQGGNNAGHSVKIGEELFALHHVPSGILRPGKLAVIGNGVVIDPGVLIKELEGLESRGVSVRNLRISDRAHVIMPYHRLLDGAEERLRKGAKVGTTGRGIGPSYSDKASRLGIRMNDLTDDDVLREKLAFLVPLKQRILDAYGDPTRLDFEAIHNEYAQYGRRLEQYVTDTGVLVGSAMAKGKKVLFEGAQGTLLDIDHGTYPFVTSSTTVSGNAASGSGISPLDLDDVYGVVKAYTTRVGEGPFPTELSDDTGKRLAEKGGEFGTTTGRARRCGWLDLVVTKYSSRLSGFTGIAMTKIDVLSGFNELKICTHYGYNGKKITTIPSDLRVLQECEPRYKTVDGWDELDETKMKRILSKGFAELPPNMKNYVKFVEKEMGVPVAILGLGRRRHETLDLRKKRWRKR; encoded by the coding sequence ATGGCGTCATTGGTCGTGATAGGCTCTCAATGGGGGGACGAGGGCAAGGGAAAGATAGTCGATTTCTTGGCGAATGAAGCCGACTTGGTCGTCCGATTTCAGGGAGGCAACAACGCCGGACACAGTGTCAAGATCGGAGAGGAGTTGTTCGCGCTCCACCACGTCCCCTCAGGCATTCTAAGGCCTGGAAAGCTCGCGGTCATCGGGAATGGCGTCGTCATCGACCCAGGGGTCCTGATCAAGGAGCTGGAAGGCCTCGAATCACGAGGCGTCAGCGTAAGAAATCTGAGGATCAGCGACAGGGCGCATGTCATAATGCCATATCACCGACTCCTCGACGGTGCAGAAGAACGACTGAGGAAGGGCGCCAAAGTGGGAACAACGGGCAGAGGCATCGGACCATCGTACTCCGACAAGGCGTCAAGGCTGGGCATCCGGATGAACGATCTGACTGATGATGACGTGCTCCGAGAGAAGCTCGCATTCCTGGTACCTCTCAAACAGAGGATCCTGGATGCTTATGGAGACCCCACCAGACTGGACTTCGAGGCAATACATAACGAATACGCGCAATACGGACGTAGACTTGAGCAATATGTGACTGACACAGGCGTCCTGGTCGGAAGTGCGATGGCGAAAGGGAAGAAGGTGCTTTTCGAAGGGGCACAGGGGACGCTCCTGGACATCGACCACGGCACATACCCCTTCGTGACATCGTCCACCACGGTCTCCGGGAACGCCGCCTCAGGGTCCGGGATCTCCCCTCTCGACTTGGATGACGTCTACGGTGTTGTTAAAGCCTACACTACGAGGGTAGGCGAAGGTCCGTTCCCGACAGAGCTTTCCGATGATACGGGGAAACGGCTCGCAGAGAAAGGCGGCGAGTTCGGGACAACGACAGGCAGAGCTAGGAGATGTGGTTGGCTCGACTTGGTTGTCACCAAGTACTCGAGCAGACTCTCCGGGTTCACTGGCATCGCGATGACCAAGATCGATGTGCTCAGCGGATTCAATGAGCTTAAGATCTGCACTCACTATGGCTACAATGGAAAGAAGATCACCACCATTCCGTCGGATCTAAGGGTTCTCCAAGAATGTGAACCGAGATACAAGACTGTTGACGGATGGGACGAGCTGGATGAGACCAAGATGAAAAGAATCCTATCCAAGGGATTCGCAGAGCTGCCACCGAACATGAAGAATTACGTGAAGTTCGTGGAGAAGGAGATGGGCGTGCCCGTGGCAATTTTGGGTCTAGGAAGGAGAAGGCACGAGACGCTCGACCTGCGGAAGAAGAGGTGGAGGAAGCGCTGA
- a CDS encoding dihydroneopterin aldolase family protein codes for MRNSREAKADRFFSCTDSERAAFEAGIKMGTIYHQFVGVPLSVQNVGTLEKAIESGSRVQPFVENVRVRIDRTRLKDKRGQYDYVSLTGDMLDVTLVVKYKTARVRASMKLIEEMNYPLMFIEEIEKI; via the coding sequence ATGAGAAACTCCAGAGAGGCAAAGGCTGACCGCTTCTTCTCATGCACGGACTCAGAGAGGGCGGCTTTCGAGGCGGGAATAAAGATGGGCACAATATATCACCAATTCGTCGGGGTTCCGCTGAGCGTTCAGAACGTCGGGACGCTGGAAAAGGCTATCGAATCTGGAAGCAGAGTGCAACCGTTCGTAGAGAACGTCAGGGTCAGGATCGACAGGACTAGACTCAAGGACAAACGGGGCCAATACGACTACGTCTCCCTGACAGGTGACATGCTGGATGTCACGCTCGTTGTGAAGTACAAGACGGCCAGAGTCAGGGCTTCGATGAAGCTCATCGAGGAGATGAACTACCCGTTGATGTTCATCGAGGAGATCGAAAAGATCTGA
- a CDS encoding phosphatidylserine decarboxylase has protein sequence MLIAKGGRKFVGLSAAVSVLTLPFFVYVGLAFVVLTSFFICVFRDPKREIGKGIVAPADGTVREVDHEKGLVSTYLALRNVHVTRTPIGGVVLRTTHQQGRHLPAFTKSTTDNERVEISIKTNIGEVSIIEMTGAIARRIVPYIREGQNLNKGEKLSLIRFGSRVDLYLPPSSVRILVSKGQRLHAGVTCIAEVCDGSVE, from the coding sequence ATGCTGATTGCCAAAGGCGGACGGAAGTTCGTAGGTCTTAGTGCAGCGGTCTCTGTGCTGACTCTGCCTTTCTTCGTCTATGTCGGCCTGGCGTTCGTGGTTCTTACATCGTTCTTCATCTGTGTGTTCCGGGACCCGAAAAGAGAAATCGGAAAGGGAATCGTGGCTCCGGCAGATGGAACCGTGAGAGAGGTTGACCACGAGAAGGGCTTGGTTTCGACCTATCTTGCACTCAGAAACGTCCATGTCACGCGAACCCCCATTGGAGGAGTCGTCCTGAGAACCACTCACCAGCAAGGGAGGCACTTGCCAGCGTTCACGAAATCGACCACCGACAACGAGAGAGTGGAGATATCAATCAAGACAAACATCGGAGAGGTCTCCATAATCGAAATGACCGGGGCAATAGCGCGTCGAATCGTCCCGTACATCAGGGAGGGCCAGAACCTCAACAAGGGTGAGAAGCTGAGCTTGATCAGGTTCGGATCTAGAGTGGACCTGTATCTGCCACCGTCATCGGTAAGAATCCTCGTCAGCAAGGGCCAGAGACTGCATGCAGGCGTCACTTGCATCGCGGAGGTATGCGATGGCAGCGTGGAGTAG
- a CDS encoding 50S ribosomal protein L40e, protein MARFPEAEARNLIKKICMNCNARNAIRATRCRKCGYKGLRIKTRETKKA, encoded by the coding sequence ATGGCAAGATTTCCCGAGGCGGAGGCAAGGAACCTCATCAAGAAGATTTGCATGAACTGCAACGCTAGGAACGCGATCAGGGCGACCCGGTGCAGGAAGTGCGGATACAAAGGCCTCAGGATCAAGACGAGAGAGACCAAGAAGGCGTGA
- a CDS encoding 2-oxoacid:ferredoxin oxidoreductase subunit beta has translation MQIFEFYRKDRWPHVFCPGCGNGTVMNCFYRAFSELDLPLDGTAFVGGIGCSSRIPLYINSDALHATHGRAIPFATGLKLSKPELKVVVFTGDGDLGAIGGNHFINGCRRNVDMTVICINNNIYGMTGGQASITTPHDFQSTTTPYGNKEYPFDLAEIAVAAGANYVARWTTRHVHELTKSMKSALQKKGFTFVEIVAQCPTNFGRRNKMSDPAQMLDWFKTSSVKRDKALASAMDHVDLNFAGQVSVGEFVDRDRECYEELIGVEKHG, from the coding sequence ATGCAGATATTCGAATTCTATAGGAAGGACAGATGGCCGCATGTGTTCTGCCCTGGCTGCGGGAACGGAACTGTGATGAATTGCTTCTACAGAGCGTTCAGCGAGCTCGACCTGCCCCTAGATGGAACCGCCTTTGTAGGCGGCATAGGCTGTTCGTCCAGAATCCCCCTGTACATCAATTCAGACGCCCTGCACGCCACGCATGGCAGAGCCATCCCATTCGCAACTGGGCTGAAACTGTCGAAGCCCGAACTCAAGGTCGTCGTGTTCACGGGAGACGGCGACCTGGGAGCCATCGGGGGCAACCACTTCATCAATGGGTGCAGGCGGAATGTCGACATGACGGTCATATGCATCAACAACAACATCTATGGCATGACCGGAGGGCAGGCGTCGATCACCACGCCCCACGACTTCCAGTCGACCACGACCCCGTACGGGAACAAGGAATATCCGTTCGACTTGGCCGAGATTGCGGTCGCCGCTGGTGCGAACTATGTCGCAAGGTGGACTACCAGGCACGTCCACGAGCTGACGAAGTCGATGAAGTCCGCGCTCCAGAAGAAGGGGTTCACATTCGTCGAGATCGTCGCTCAGTGCCCGACTAACTTCGGCCGCAGGAACAAGATGTCCGATCCAGCCCAGATGCTTGACTGGTTCAAGACGAGCTCCGTGAAGCGTGACAAAGCACTCGCATCTGCGATGGACCACGTCGACCTGAATTTCGCAGGGCAGGTTTCTGTGGGAGAGTTCGTCGACCGAGACCGGGAATGCTACGAGGAGCTCATCGGGGTGGAGAAGCATGGATAG
- a CDS encoding 2-oxoacid:acceptor oxidoreductase family protein, with amino-acid sequence MDRQIRFTGFGGQGIILMGIVLARASALYDRRVGEDGKERRKTAIQTQSYGPSARGGHSKCDVKISDEEMLYPFVEVPDYLVVMSQQAYSKYIHERKPDTKIMIDPDLVVDRPKGDVFHVSATKAAESIGTRIVANIVMLGALREISDIVPYQALEKALLDALPKATHDLNKSALSLGSKLGREAFDSRGKN; translated from the coding sequence ATGGATAGACAGATCAGGTTCACTGGGTTTGGCGGACAGGGCATCATCTTGATGGGCATCGTTCTGGCGAGAGCTTCCGCACTCTATGACAGACGAGTCGGTGAGGATGGAAAGGAGAGGCGCAAGACAGCCATTCAGACTCAATCGTACGGTCCCTCAGCGAGGGGAGGCCATTCCAAGTGCGACGTCAAGATCTCAGATGAGGAGATGCTCTACCCATTCGTCGAGGTCCCGGACTATCTCGTGGTCATGTCCCAGCAGGCATATTCAAAGTACATCCATGAAAGGAAGCCCGACACGAAGATCATGATTGACCCTGATCTCGTAGTCGATCGGCCCAAGGGGGATGTCTTCCATGTATCGGCCACAAAGGCGGCAGAGAGCATAGGGACACGCATAGTGGCCAACATCGTGATGTTGGGAGCGCTCAGGGAGATCTCCGATATTGTGCCATATCAGGCGCTGGAGAAGGCGCTCCTCGACGCACTACCTAAGGCCACGCACGATTTGAACAAGTCCGCGCTGAGTCTGGGCTCGAAACTCGGCCGCGAGGCCTTCGACAGCAGAGGCAAGAATTAA
- the pssA gene encoding CDP-diacylglycerol--serine O-phosphatidyltransferase, producing the protein MAAWSRVSFGDLFTLANGVLGFIAITYILDEKFLAATSLILLSMLMDGLDGYIARRFGSKHSMGQVLDSISDSISFAFAPALLVYAEFHDHIGGQIENGIVLLCAVAILATGLFRLARFSAGGYQLPHFVGMPAPAGALVIVLICLLFGTASGAEPDKFYYTIRELPWLVLGFSFLVSYLMASEIPYPKMQGRMALATGFALLLAVLPSMTGLVLVANQPLYTATSRTATGVALALTLVYVFGGPLYEKLQRGKG; encoded by the coding sequence ATGGCAGCGTGGAGTAGGGTCTCGTTCGGAGACCTCTTCACGCTGGCAAACGGCGTCCTCGGATTCATCGCCATTACTTACATCCTCGACGAGAAGTTCCTCGCAGCGACCAGCCTTATTCTCCTATCGATGCTGATGGACGGCCTGGACGGATACATAGCGAGGAGATTCGGTAGCAAACACTCGATGGGACAAGTCCTGGATTCGATTTCAGACTCGATCTCGTTCGCCTTCGCCCCCGCGCTCCTGGTCTATGCGGAATTCCACGACCATATCGGTGGTCAAATCGAGAACGGGATCGTGCTTCTGTGCGCAGTCGCGATACTCGCCACAGGCCTTTTCCGATTGGCGAGGTTCAGCGCAGGAGGGTATCAGCTCCCTCACTTCGTGGGCATGCCGGCCCCCGCTGGAGCGCTCGTCATCGTGCTCATCTGTCTTCTCTTTGGAACCGCTTCGGGCGCTGAGCCTGACAAGTTCTACTACACGATCAGGGAGCTGCCTTGGCTTGTGCTCGGCTTCAGCTTCCTTGTCAGCTACCTGATGGCCTCGGAAATCCCGTATCCGAAGATGCAGGGAAGGATGGCCCTGGCAACGGGTTTCGCCTTGCTGCTGGCCGTGCTTCCCTCGATGACTGGCCTTGTTCTTGTCGCCAACCAACCCTTATATACAGCAACTTCACGTACTGCCACGGGCGTTGCGCTGGCATTGACGCTGGTCTACGTTTTCGGGGGGCCCTTATATGAGAAACTCCAGAGAGGCAAAGGCTGA
- a CDS encoding NTPase: MTRGIKVGITGLPGAGKTQALVKVIEMLEEEGLVVGGMVTEPIIENGKRVGFYVMDWKTKRKAVFAHIETESKFYVGKYGVNLESLDTVGVEALVDASKNADVIVIDEVGKMEVESENFVKAVKDAMEVDKPIILTLHKKSRNPLLQDIRRRDDVRILEVTPINRNLLPYKIIKLMKGEYV, translated from the coding sequence ATGACGAGAGGCATAAAGGTAGGCATCACGGGGCTCCCGGGGGCAGGAAAGACACAGGCTCTCGTCAAGGTCATTGAGATGCTTGAGGAAGAGGGCCTCGTAGTCGGCGGCATGGTCACCGAGCCCATAATTGAGAATGGGAAACGAGTCGGGTTCTACGTCATGGATTGGAAGACCAAACGCAAGGCCGTGTTTGCCCACATCGAGACGGAATCCAAGTTCTACGTTGGCAAGTACGGGGTGAACCTTGAGAGCCTCGACACGGTCGGTGTCGAGGCTCTCGTCGACGCCAGCAAGAACGCTGATGTGATTGTAATCGACGAGGTGGGAAAGATGGAGGTTGAGTCGGAGAATTTCGTCAAGGCGGTGAAGGACGCCATGGAAGTGGACAAACCAATCATACTAACGCTTCACAAGAAATCCAGGAACCCATTGCTCCAGGACATCCGCAGGAGAGACGATGTCCGCATTCTGGAAGTCACCCCGATCAACCGGAACCTCTTGCCATACAAGATCATCAAATTGATGAAAGGCGAATACGTTTGA
- a CDS encoding DNA topoisomerase I, with product MRRLIISEKNLAARRIALILSDNTQKSRSVAGNQVLTFKKGDDDYFVLGLRGHIIMLDYPDKYNNWDAVPPKDLVYAKPEKKVDPTARKIMNALKDLATGADEIIVATDYDREGELIGVEALEEANVDKKIRRARFSALTKAEIERAFGELVDVDYKLAAAAETRQLIDLAWGASLTRFISLASGQLGKDFLSVGRVQSPTLALIVDREREIEVFKPIPYWLVTADLKKDTEFKASHKNGKFLDSGLAHDAFAKAKLAKAATVREAKETENNEWAPVPFSTTAFLMEANKLGLTASQAMKIAEDLYTGGYISYPRTDNTVYPPSLSLRSILEKLRKSEFARETEEILSQESLRPSRGKKSTTDHPPIHPVEAATKGELKGHHWDVYELVTRRFLATLAPPCKSITTIVELDVGGEPFTSEGYNITFPGWRKYYPYYRVSEVTLPPLKVGDSAQVLRVHSTEKKTTPPDRYSQGMLIKKMDDLGLGTKSTRHETVQKLFDRGFVKGARMIEPTESGTAVISALQEHANDITSVKMTSHLETDMDKIAAGELEQSEVVEESQAMLDDIMTVLEKHKKDIGEHIRKALREQHTLGPCIKCGTGQLMHIKMKTGSSFAGCSNYPDCRNTYPLPYGMLILPTEETCNVCGAPKVKTVARGQAPIVVCIDPKCPGAQKERFVGKCPTCGGDLRTIQSKKGKRFAGCSNYPKCKVMYPLPQQGKIIPTGETCDACGSPMIQVLMQNKGRWTLCLNMSCPKKGEKKAKKDATVKPIPGKSGTDGAA from the coding sequence ATGCGCCGGCTAATCATTAGCGAGAAAAATCTTGCCGCGCGGAGGATTGCTCTCATCCTCTCAGACAACACGCAGAAGAGTCGCAGTGTTGCCGGCAACCAGGTCCTCACTTTCAAGAAAGGAGACGACGACTATTTCGTCCTCGGACTAAGGGGACACATCATCATGCTTGACTACCCAGACAAGTACAACAACTGGGATGCCGTGCCTCCGAAGGACCTTGTTTATGCGAAGCCTGAGAAGAAGGTGGATCCGACAGCACGCAAGATAATGAACGCCCTCAAGGACCTCGCCACTGGTGCTGATGAGATCATCGTGGCTACGGACTACGACAGAGAAGGAGAGCTGATAGGGGTCGAAGCCCTGGAAGAGGCGAACGTCGACAAGAAGATTCGAAGGGCAAGGTTCAGCGCTCTCACAAAAGCCGAAATAGAGAGGGCGTTCGGTGAACTCGTTGACGTGGACTACAAGTTGGCGGCGGCAGCGGAGACTCGACAGCTTATCGATCTAGCTTGGGGCGCGTCGCTGACGAGGTTCATCTCTCTCGCGTCCGGACAGCTAGGCAAGGATTTCCTCTCAGTTGGCAGAGTGCAGAGCCCGACGCTCGCACTCATCGTGGATCGAGAGAGGGAGATAGAGGTTTTCAAACCCATACCATACTGGTTGGTCACAGCTGATCTGAAGAAGGACACGGAGTTCAAAGCCTCTCACAAAAACGGCAAGTTCCTCGACAGTGGGCTGGCACACGACGCGTTCGCGAAGGCCAAGCTAGCCAAGGCGGCCACAGTGAGAGAGGCGAAGGAGACCGAGAACAACGAGTGGGCGCCTGTACCGTTCAGTACAACTGCGTTCCTGATGGAGGCGAACAAGCTCGGGCTTACGGCTTCTCAGGCCATGAAGATCGCCGAGGACCTATACACGGGCGGTTACATTTCATATCCGAGGACGGACAACACGGTCTATCCACCGTCGCTGAGCTTGAGATCCATCCTTGAGAAGCTGAGGAAGTCAGAATTCGCAAGAGAGACAGAGGAGATACTTTCCCAGGAGAGTCTGCGGCCCTCGAGGGGCAAGAAGAGCACGACTGATCACCCTCCGATACACCCTGTTGAGGCGGCCACGAAGGGCGAGCTGAAGGGACACCACTGGGACGTTTACGAGTTGGTGACCAGGAGATTCTTGGCCACCTTGGCGCCCCCGTGCAAATCGATTACGACAATCGTGGAGCTCGATGTCGGTGGAGAGCCGTTCACCAGTGAAGGATACAACATAACATTCCCCGGATGGAGGAAATACTATCCTTACTACCGGGTTTCTGAAGTGACCCTTCCGCCGCTGAAGGTCGGCGACAGCGCACAAGTCCTGAGAGTTCATTCGACCGAGAAGAAGACCACTCCTCCCGATAGGTACTCGCAGGGAATGCTGATCAAGAAGATGGATGACCTAGGCCTGGGAACGAAGAGTACTCGACACGAGACAGTTCAGAAGCTATTCGACCGAGGATTCGTGAAAGGAGCGCGCATGATTGAGCCCACCGAAAGCGGCACAGCTGTGATTTCCGCGCTCCAGGAACACGCGAACGACATTACAAGCGTGAAAATGACCTCGCACCTCGAGACGGACATGGACAAGATCGCAGCGGGAGAGCTCGAGCAATCGGAGGTTGTCGAGGAAAGCCAGGCGATGCTGGATGACATAATGACGGTGCTCGAGAAGCACAAGAAGGACATCGGGGAGCACATCAGGAAAGCCCTGAGAGAGCAGCACACGCTCGGGCCGTGCATCAAGTGTGGAACCGGACAGCTGATGCATATCAAGATGAAGACCGGCAGTAGTTTTGCCGGCTGCTCGAACTATCCAGATTGCAGGAACACTTATCCCCTACCATACGGAATGCTCATCCTGCCGACTGAAGAGACTTGCAACGTTTGCGGCGCCCCAAAAGTCAAGACTGTCGCTCGGGGACAGGCCCCGATTGTGGTCTGCATAGATCCCAAGTGCCCAGGGGCTCAGAAGGAAAGGTTCGTGGGCAAGTGCCCGACCTGTGGTGGGGACCTGAGGACAATCCAATCGAAGAAGGGGAAACGATTCGCGGGCTGTTCGAACTACCCGAAGTGCAAGGTCATGTACCCGCTGCCCCAGCAAGGAAAGATCATTCCAACCGGGGAAACATGTGACGCATGCGGTTCCCCGATGATCCAGGTGCTCATGCAGAACAAAGGCCGTTGGACCCTCTGTTTGAACATGAGTTGCCCCAAGAAGGGGGAGAAGAAGGCCAAGAAAGACGCGACTGTGAAACCAATTCCTGGAAAATCCGGAACAGATGGTGCCGCCTGA
- a CDS encoding acetate--CoA ligase family protein: MIIESVLKEGRKALAENEVKELLRESGIPTTDFQVVDKFEDIDLKKLKSLVVLKVCSPNILHKTDVGGVVLDVPKDQLEEEFRKMKEKFPNDKILVESHQDRRVEVIVGLIDDPTFGLTVMFGIGGIYTEVYKDVTFRIVPIKKEDAEEMLKEIKAAPILEGFRKIKVDRDAIINILMKVSALGEKYMDKVDQMDLNPVFVKERGAVVVDAKLLLR; this comes from the coding sequence TTGATTATCGAATCCGTGCTGAAGGAAGGTAGGAAGGCGCTCGCGGAGAACGAGGTCAAGGAGCTGCTTCGAGAGTCAGGGATTCCGACCACGGATTTCCAGGTTGTGGACAAGTTCGAGGACATAGACCTGAAGAAACTGAAGTCCCTCGTCGTGCTCAAAGTGTGCTCCCCGAACATTCTCCACAAGACGGACGTCGGAGGAGTTGTTCTGGACGTGCCGAAGGACCAGCTGGAGGAAGAGTTCAGGAAGATGAAGGAGAAGTTCCCGAACGACAAGATACTAGTCGAGTCTCACCAGGACCGAAGGGTCGAGGTGATAGTCGGGCTGATAGATGACCCAACGTTCGGGCTGACCGTCATGTTCGGGATTGGCGGCATCTATACAGAGGTCTACAAAGACGTGACATTCAGAATCGTCCCCATAAAGAAGGAGGATGCTGAGGAGATGCTGAAAGAAATCAAGGCCGCACCAATCCTTGAGGGGTTCAGGAAGATCAAGGTGGACAGGGACGCGATCATCAACATACTGATGAAGGTCTCAGCGTTGGGCGAGAAGTACATGGACAAGGTAGATCAGATGGACCTGAATCCTGTTTTTGTGAAGGAGAGGGGTGCCGTCGTTGTCGACGCCAAACTCCTGCTTAGATGA
- a CDS encoding winged helix-turn-helix transcriptional regulator, producing MWKFLESEMLVILGLTENANRTDAEIGDLYGLKKGTVASIRRRLLDAGAITYVNVPAFNRLGCEMVGVHMGTVEPSERSDARINHYLEFCNKSPQVFQGLIGGSNMVLYTALRNATEYDSFIQTHNKFFASSRRMSKAKLLSTVFPYGLSRGTFAPNFASIVHRHFQLDVPTPKCALPTPVETEPADLSETERLTLVATIENPRASDREVSSIVGLSRQAVTRIRNKLLEEGIFTPACIPRLYKWGFEICAVAHTWFNMELPWEKRLKSQPRECVDLSFYSLSKADESVANYLLAKYTDYSQQLEGILAWYSKMKAFDEKPEITLFPLERCTELRTFDYGPAVRHLLLA from the coding sequence ATGTGGAAGTTTCTTGAGTCCGAGATGCTAGTCATCCTGGGACTCACTGAGAACGCGAATCGGACGGATGCGGAGATAGGGGATCTCTACGGTCTCAAGAAGGGCACGGTAGCATCTATTAGGCGCCGGCTTCTTGATGCTGGTGCTATCACATATGTGAACGTTCCAGCATTCAACAGGCTTGGTTGCGAGATGGTGGGCGTTCACATGGGCACGGTCGAGCCCTCCGAGAGATCGGACGCGAGAATCAATCACTATCTTGAGTTCTGCAACAAGAGCCCGCAAGTGTTTCAGGGTCTGATAGGTGGTAGCAACATGGTTCTGTATACTGCGCTCAGGAACGCGACCGAGTACGATTCATTCATTCAGACGCACAACAAATTCTTCGCGAGCTCCAGACGCATGTCAAAGGCGAAGCTGCTCAGCACCGTCTTTCCATACGGACTTTCGAGAGGGACATTTGCACCGAACTTCGCCTCAATTGTGCACAGGCACTTCCAGCTAGATGTACCAACCCCGAAATGTGCTCTTCCAACCCCTGTCGAAACCGAACCCGCGGATCTCAGCGAGACTGAGAGACTGACGCTAGTCGCAACGATCGAGAACCCGCGCGCTTCAGACCGGGAGGTATCGTCCATCGTCGGCCTCTCCCGACAGGCTGTCACGCGCATAAGGAACAAGCTGCTCGAGGAAGGCATTTTCACTCCGGCTTGCATCCCGAGACTGTACAAGTGGGGCTTCGAGATCTGCGCGGTTGCTCACACTTGGTTCAATATGGAGCTGCCGTGGGAGAAGAGACTCAAGAGCCAGCCTAGGGAGTGTGTCGACCTATCCTTCTACTCTCTGTCGAAGGCGGATGAGTCTGTGGCGAACTATCTGCTTGCGAAATACACGGACTACTCACAGCAACTTGAGGGCATTCTAGCGTGGTACTCCAAGATGAAGGCGTTCGACGAGAAGCCAGAAATCACGCTCTTCCCACTGGAACGATGCACCGAGCTCAGGACCTTCGATTATGGACCCGCCGTTCGGCATCTCCTGTTGGCCTAG